The following coding sequences are from one Manis pentadactyla isolate mManPen7 chromosome 13, mManPen7.hap1, whole genome shotgun sequence window:
- the LOC118933721 gene encoding olfactory receptor 4S2 isoform X1 — translation MEKINNVTEFIFLGLSQNPVAEEVCFVVFSFFYTIILLGNLLIILTVYVGNLHKSPMYFFLSYLSFVDICYSSVTAPKMIVDLLAKRKTISYVGCMLQLFGVHFLGCSEIFILTVMAYDRYVAICKPLHYMAIMDHDRCTKMLLGIWVGGFLHSAVQVALVVQLPFCGPREIDHYFCDVHPLLKLACADTYLVGAVVTANSGTIALGSFVILLISYTIILVSLRKQSAEGRHKALSTCGSHVAVVIIFFGPCTFMYMRPDTTFKEDKMVAVFYTIITPMLNPLIYTLRNAEVKNAMKKLWDKKVFWEANGK, via the coding sequence atggaaaaaataaacaacGTAACTGAATTCATTTTCTTGGGTCTTTCTCAGAACCCGGTGGCTGAAGAAGTttgttttgtggtgttttctttcttctatacAATCATTCTCCTTGGAAACCTCCTCATCATTCTGACAGTGTATGTAGGTAACCTCCACAAGTCTCCGATGTATTTCTTTCTTAGCTACTTGTCTTTTGTGGATATTTGTTACTCTTCAGTTACAGCTCCTAAGATGATTGTTGACCTATTAGCCAAGAGAAAAACTATCTCCTATGTGGGGTGCATGTTGCAACTCTTCGGGGTCCATTTCTTAGGTTGCTCTGAGATCTTCATCCTTACTGTAATGGCCTATGATCGTTATGTGGCTATCTGTAAACCCCTGCACTACATGGCCATCATGGACCATGACAGATGCACTAAGATGTTGCTGGGGATCTGGGTAGGTGGGTTCCTACACTCCGCTGTCCAGGTGGCTCTGGTAGTCCAGCTGCCCTTCTGTGGACCCAGAGAGATCGATCACTACTTTTGTGACGTGCACCCTCTGCTGAAACTTGCCTGCGCAGACACATACCTTGTGGGTGCTGTTGTGACAGCCAACAGTGGTACCATCGCCCTGGGGAGCTTTGTTATCCTGCTGATCTCCTACACCATCATCCTGGTGTCCCTGAGAAAGCAGTCAGCAGAAGGCAGGCACAAAGCTCTCTCCACCTGCGGCTCCCACGTCGCTGTGGTCATCATCTTCTTTGGTCCCTGTACTTTCATGTATATGCGCCCTGATACTACCTTTAAAGAAGATAAGATGGTGGCTGTATTTTACACAATTATCACCCCCATGTTAAATCCCCTGATTTATACACTGAGAAATGCAGAAGTAAAGAATGCAATGAAGAAACTGTGGGACAAGAAGGTTTTCTGGGAGGCTAATGGAAAATAG
- the LOC118933721 gene encoding olfactory receptor 4S2 isoform X2, producing MEKINNVTEFIFLGLSQNPVAEEVCFVVFSFFYTIILLGNLLIILTVYVGNLHKSPMYFFLSYLSFVDICYSSVTAPKMIVDLLAKRKTISYVGCMLQLFGVHFLGCSEIFILTVMAYDRYVAICKPLHYMAIMDHDRCTKMLLGIWVGGFLHSAVQVALVVQLPFCGPREIDHYFCDVHPLLKLACADTYLVGAVVTANSGTIALGSFVILLISYTIILVSLRKQSAEGRHKALSTCGSHVAVVIIFFGPCTFMYMRPDTTFKEDKMVAVFYTIITPMLNPLIYTLRNAEVKNAMKKLWDKKILSDD from the exons atggaaaaaataaacaacGTAACTGAATTCATTTTCTTGGGTCTTTCTCAGAACCCGGTGGCTGAAGAAGTttgttttgtggtgttttctttcttctatacAATCATTCTCCTTGGAAACCTCCTCATCATTCTGACAGTGTATGTAGGTAACCTCCACAAGTCTCCGATGTATTTCTTTCTTAGCTACTTGTCTTTTGTGGATATTTGTTACTCTTCAGTTACAGCTCCTAAGATGATTGTTGACCTATTAGCCAAGAGAAAAACTATCTCCTATGTGGGGTGCATGTTGCAACTCTTCGGGGTCCATTTCTTAGGTTGCTCTGAGATCTTCATCCTTACTGTAATGGCCTATGATCGTTATGTGGCTATCTGTAAACCCCTGCACTACATGGCCATCATGGACCATGACAGATGCACTAAGATGTTGCTGGGGATCTGGGTAGGTGGGTTCCTACACTCCGCTGTCCAGGTGGCTCTGGTAGTCCAGCTGCCCTTCTGTGGACCCAGAGAGATCGATCACTACTTTTGTGACGTGCACCCTCTGCTGAAACTTGCCTGCGCAGACACATACCTTGTGGGTGCTGTTGTGACAGCCAACAGTGGTACCATCGCCCTGGGGAGCTTTGTTATCCTGCTGATCTCCTACACCATCATCCTGGTGTCCCTGAGAAAGCAGTCAGCAGAAGGCAGGCACAAAGCTCTCTCCACCTGCGGCTCCCACGTCGCTGTGGTCATCATCTTCTTTGGTCCCTGTACTTTCATGTATATGCGCCCTGATACTACCTTTAAAGAAGATAAGATGGTGGCTGTATTTTACACAATTATCACCCCCATGTTAAATCCCCTGATTTATACACTGAGAAATGCAGAAGTAAAGAATGCAATGAAGAAACTGTGGGACAAGAAG ATACTTAGTGATGATTAG